The genomic segment tctcttcctgttacagttagagctgcagtatttctggtcaggcgatctcttcctgttacagttagagctgcagtatttgtggtcaggcgatctcttcctgttacagttagagctgcagtatttgtggtcaggtgatctcttcctgatacagtgagagctgctgtatttctggccaggcgatctcttcctgttacagttagagctgcagtatttctggtcaggtgatctcttcctgttacaattagagatgcagtatttctggtcaggtgatctcatcctgttacagttacagctgcagtatttctggtcaggtgatctcttcctgttacaattagagctgcagtatttctgctcaggtgatctcttcctgttacagttagagctgcagtatttctggtcaggtgatctcttcctgttacagttagagctgcagtatttctggtcaggtgatctcttcctgttacagttagagctgcagtatttctggtcaggcgatctcttcctgttacagttagagctgcagtatttgtggtcaggcgatctcttcctgttacagttagagctgcagtatttgtggtcaggtgatctcttcctgatacagtgagagctgctgtatttctggccaggcgatctcttcctgttacagttagagctgcagtatttctgctcaggtgatctcttcctgttacagttagagctgcagtatttctgctcaggtgatctctgaggtagcacatcacaaaatggtggttcaaggcaatagatgttaaagggcaatatttacataaatatatattccagtttggtgagattctttaatatgccacgtatttaatataaactatctgtttcttTAGTAttaattttaggggtatagttttcctttaatatttagtttttatacCATGGTGATAATTTGGTTCACTTTTGCCATAATTAATCATAGAATTAGGGGATGGTGTATTTACAGtctatatacacactcacacacatctTCCACTTTTACTATTCTTTCAATTTGCAGCCTGTGGAAAATCTGTTGTGGGCACCAGTCGCATTGCGGGTGGGCATGAAGCCAAGAAGGGGGAATTTCCTTGGCAAGTAGCTGTGTGGCTTCCTGGTAAAGTCTTCTGTGGTGGGACTCTCATCAGCGATTCCTGGGTCCTGTCTGCAGCTCAGTGCTTAGATAGGtcagtatacatacatacagtatatatatgactaaatatatttaatattgcaaGAGCCAGAGTATgcctcctgtttttatatacCCTCCAAAAGAAAATTTGGAGGGTATATATCTAGTATGGTAAGTTGAAAGAGGAACATATCTATTTTCATGCATAAATCAGAATTTCAAAAAGTCACAGGATAAGGGAAATCACTGATTCTGAGTGATGATGGGACGGGGTAATCAGCAAACAAATAGCAGTTTTAGAGACACAATAGATGCTATCATTTTCAGTTGCATGGCTGGTgcaaatagataataataataatagatgaaTAGATAATGGAATGCAAAATAATGGGTTATAAAAGTGCAATTACTCTGAAACCATCTCCAAGTGGACTTTCTGACCTCTTTCCCATCCTGACTGAtgaacatttctttattttatagagAAAATGCCTCCTCTGCCGTTGTCATTCTTGGAGCCAATAAACTATCTGGAAACCACAAAGAGGAAACTGCCATCCCAGCGAAAACACTCATTATACATCCTAATTACTATCTCTCAAACATCAGTGGTGATATTGCCCTGATAGAACTTGAAAGACCTGTGCAGTACACAAACTACATCCTCCCACTGTGTCTTCCCCCACCCACAATATCATTTACACCAGGACAGCTTTGTTATGTGACTGGCTGGGGAAAAATGAGGTTTAACAGTGAGTATCTGTTCATTCCATTCTTTAGTTGCAAAGACATGGTTTTTAACTTCAGAAAAGTTCGTTGTTGGTTTGTAAATGACAAAGAGAGAGAAACAGATCTGCAGACAGTATTGCTATTATACAAGACTTCTTCAGATATAGGTTCTTATGTTTTTCAGGTGGTCCTTCTTGATGTTGGGTTGAGGTTATTCCAATAAATTGCTTTTCAGTTAATAGATTTCTATGATCTATACCCTGCTGCTTAGCTGCACTAAGGGGGTGCAGTGGGATAGGCTTATGTAGGGTTTATTTTAGTGATGAGGGGCTCTAGAGAATCTTGACCCTAACCCGACCACAGAGAACCCATACCCGGCCCTAACCCGCCGTGTGCTCCTATATATATGCCTGCCCTGCTATGACATCATGGAAGGGGCAAAACACACTGGAGTCAGTATATAAAAAGGAGTGCGTCCGGCAGTAGTGGGGCACTAGGAGACAACAAACTATGTGCAGTAGTCGCCCCCCACCCAACTCACAGGCTTTGAGTTGACTGCACATGAGATGAGCACTGGAGATATTATAAGTCCACTTTCGCACAATTCATATACAGCCATACAATAAATAGGTCTCAGACATGTTTCTCCTGTTATACTGTCCTACCAAAAAATATCTAGAAAATGTCATGAATACAGTTCATGGCCAATGCTGGGCAGTCAAGTTGAATTGAAGCTCAGAAATGTGCTGCAATTCAATTAGAGTggaagacagggtgcaaagtgcaaaaaaaatttcagactgCAACCATTTTTGGTACTTTAAATTGCCCTAAAAGTTTATGAAAAACATCCAAGTAGAATGCACACATTCAATAAATGTGTTCTTccctttatattttacacaaaacATACTTAATTGTTTTGCTCTGTACATTTTCATACACCCTATATTCTCAAACCCAAGTAActcttgtataaatatatatatgaaaattctATATCAAACAAGagaattatttccattatttttttttttctgtttaaaggaaaacaaaatcttaCCTTACCATCTTTGCAGTAATGAAAGTTCTTTATATAGTCTACTAAATCACTAAGTTTTAATCATAGGCATTCAgatttgtttaaatttagctCCTGAATTCCCATCGTTTCAGCTATGATACAGCCGCCATCTTGATAAACTTTTCAGCAGATGTGGAAAAAATTCTCTCCTTGACACCAGAGCTTGTCAACAGCAATCGGTAGGGGTATACGTAGGATTGTAGTATAGAAACCGAAAATTACTTATTAGGAATTTGGTGACTTCACCCTAGGGCTGAAGGCTGGTTTGGAATAGAGCAGCAGATGGAGCAATTGTAGAAGAAACAGCAAGTGttttaaaaactttataaaaacacagttaaaaagcatagaggcacatttattaaaagttgaggGTTTtgggggtacaggtatgggatctgggaacctgttatctagaatgctcctgattatggaaaagccgtctcccatagactgcattttatccaaataatccaaatttttaaaaataattttctttttctctgtaatataattgatatttagctttataaatgacttttacataaatataaaaaaaaatatttgagttgAATCTAGCTTCTAGCTTATTGATTTAACATTTTTCTCATGGAGATTTTTCCCTCCCGCAGGCAGTGATCCAATTTCGAACGTCTTGCGTGGGGCAGAAGTGCGCTTGATAACGTCAGAGCTTTGCAAGGATTATTATATGATGAAGAATGATTATAACATAACTGCAGATCTGATTACCAATGATACCATATGTGCAAGGGACATCCATGGTGTTCACAGGATCTGCAACGTGAGTtcccaaaaaaaaaggaaataaaaaaactctaaggTGACAATTAAGTATTCctgatcatttttaatttttgtttattataaattataacaacCAAAATCGTAATTTTTCAGCATATGTATCTTGGTATGCGAGTCCTTGTGGAACAGCTCAAAAGGGGCATTGTCCATGAACGAGCATGTTTAGATAAATTGCTGGTGATACTTCTGCAGATAAAAGTTATATAGacacctaggggtatatttatcaaagagtgaagttccgccactagagtgaaattccgccactctcaattcatttctatgggattttgaaaggcgtatttatcaatggataaaagtgaaagttcaccctttgataaatacgcctttcaaaatcccatagaaaggaatggagagtggcggaatttcactctagtggcggaacttcactattaacttctctctttgataaatataccccctggagAGCAGCTTGGTCTATGGCCAACTTGTACAGTGTCAAGGGAAAGGCCTATAACAGACACGGGTGTGAGTTTGAACCTGGAGAGGCTCAATGAAAAGGGTTTCTTCTTTACTATTGAGATgataaatcagtttaaaaaaaaacttgtggaaTTTGCAATATATCAGTTCACCCATAGGATAACTGCAGCTGTGCTCCacattttataaagaataaagCTCTGCAATATAAAGAGAACAGAATATAGCTCATCACAGCAGATTTACACATATGTATGTTTTTGTCATGGTTCAAAAACTGCCATCAGCTTCAGACTCCGAATCAACTTGTTTTGGAAAGGCTACATGTATATATCCCAGACTGCCTTTACTCTTTCAAAAAGCAGAATACCAGAAAGCTGAAGAAGTATTGACACATCTGTTAAAGCTTGTgccaaagccttttttttttattaatacagggtGATGGAGGTGGGCCCCTTGCATGTTCTGCAGGTGACAGTTGGTACGTGATGGGAATAGTCAGTATTGTCTTTCGCTGTGGAGAAATAGGGCATCCTGGGGTTTACACGTCTGTTCCTTACTATATGGACTGGATACGAACGCATGTTACTAGTTCTGCAATAAGAATAGGACCAATATCTGGAGTGGAACTAAATCAGCTAAGTTTGATGTCGTTTCTCCAGTCGTTATGCTGGTTAGTTCCTCTTATCTCATTCCATTTATTCTCCATGTGCTTTGATGCatatattttaactatttttctgGTGCAGGTtttggttctgtgaccatataaaaggcacaaggctgcaggctgagttatacagggaactctgagtatcactcatgtattataagggataatgtaccccctactgtaaatgataaggatattagaagtcactgaggggttgttctgtgaccatataaagacacaaggctgcaggctgagttatacagggaactctgagtatcactcatgtattataagggataatgtaccccctactgtaaatgataaggatattagaagtcactgaggggttgttctgtgaccatataaaggcacaaggctgcaggctgagttatacaaggaactctgagtatcactcatgtattataagggataatgtaccccctactgtaaatgataaggatattagaagtcactgaggggttgttctgtgaccatataaaggcacaaggctgcaggctgagttatacagggaactctgagtatcactcatgtattataagggataatgtaccccctactgtaaatgataaggatattagaagtcactgaggggttgttctgtgaccatataaaggcacaaggctgcaggctgagttatacagggaactctgagtatcactcatgtattataaggggtaatgtaccccctactaaacTTCACGACTTTGCCTTTGAAATCATGGAACACATGAAAGGTTCAGGATTCAAACACTTGCTGTACATTCCTAAATGTTTCTTAATTCCTATGAATGACATTGTATTTATTGCAATTAAAAAGTCAGTCATGTCAATATTATCGTATTTACAGTATTGATGCACAtgcatataattattttattttttataacaggATGATTATTAGAGAGTCATGGTTGGTTCTGATTGTGAGTGCTGCTATTTGGCTGGGATGTTGATCTCTGGAGATGACTGGGAGACAGCAACACTCTAAGTTGCACAATCTTCGGGCTACAAAGTTTTGGAATACCTGATACTTGTCATACTATATATTGATTTACCCTTCCATGCTGCACCATTGTGTAAAGTTCTGTGAGCATTACGATACCTAAATGTCTACATAATAGTATTAAAGTTTAGGCAAACCCTCCTTAATAAGGCCATAAATCATCACTGCCGTACTGTGAGATAAACCATTCAGTGTGCACATGCTCTTGTCTAAGAAATGTATCACATTTTATTCAATTTCTTCTGTATGTGAATTTACGATAATCATAACGGTACAGTATAATAAACTGTAAACTAATTAACAATACATGAAATGAGTCTGTAAGTATTTCTTTGGGCAACTTAGAAAGAACTTCTCTGAAGGGCAACTTGGAACAAAGGTCTTTCTTTAGtaaggggggagatttggggtgagagcttatttgtaccctgggtacacctggaactatagcagggtgactgttaccccaatgtttctatatatctgtaaccttgttatgagctaagggggcccagtctgaaggtcagttaggggggagatttggggtgagtgcttatttgtaccctgggtacccctggaactatagcagggtgactgttaccccaatgtttctatatatctgtaaccttgttatgagctaagggggcccagtctgaaggtcagttaaggggagatttggggtgtgtgtttatttgtgccctgggtacccctggaaccatagcagggtgactgttaccccaatgtttctatatatctgtaacctagttatgagctaaggggccccagtctgaaggccagttagggggagatttggggtgagtgtttatttgtgccctgggtactcctggaactatagcagggtgactgttaccccaatgtttctatatatctgtaaccttgttatgagctaaggggccccagtctgaaggtcagttagggggagatttggggtgagtgcttatttgtgccctgggtacccctggaactatagcagggtgacaccccaatgtttctatatatctgtaaccttgttatgagctaagggggcccagtctgaaggccagttagggggagatttggggtgagtgtttatttgtgccctgggtacccctggaactatagcagggtgacaacccaatgtttctatatatctgtaaccttgttatgagctaagggggcccagtctgaagctcagttagggggagatttggggtgagtgtttatttgtaccctgggtacccctggaactatatcagggtgacaccccaatgtttctatatatctgtaaccttgttatgagctaagggggcccagtctgaaggtcagttagggggagatttggggtgagtgattatttgtgtcctgggtacccctggaactatagcagggtgaatgttaccccaatgtttctatatatctgtaaccttgttatgaggtaagggggcccagcctgaaggccagttaaggtgagatCTGGAATGATTATTTGCTGACCACCCATGTTAACACAAAATACTTTATGTTCTATTTATTGGATATTGCTTTATCTGGATATACCAACAGGCTTCTCTCTTTCCCTGCCCATATATATAGAGGACAATTACAAAGTAGAATCAAAGGGTGACGTGTCCTACGTTATTAATATTTTGTTCCTCTAAAAGAGTATGGAGTTATTTACCAATGAGGTGCTACTAATAAgtacaaaactttaaaataaagtgCACAGTTCACTTAGTGCTTACACCTACATTTTGCATTACAGTAAGTCAATGAACAATATTTGGTCTTGGTAGGGTTTATTTAAGTCGTATCTCTAAGCATCACAAATGCACTTAGGTTCTAATGCTGGGTTGTCAGGCAATGCCTCAGTTGTATCCTCAAGGAACATAAAGTACATGTCCCAAAATATTATGTTATTATCAATACAGAaccatattaaatattttaaaaaattaagttttatatGTGAAGGCAACACGAGTAACAAGCAAGGCAATTTGGCCAATGTCTCATTATATTTctctgtaaaaagaaatacatatgaaaaatgctgcctcttaaaggaaaactataccccccaaacaatgtaggtctctattaaaagatactgagtaaaacagctcatgtgtaaaaccctgcttcatgtaaatgaaccattatcataataatatacttttctagtagtatgtgccattgggtaatcataaatagaaaattgccattttaaaaaacaagggccaccccgagatcgtacgattcactgtgcacacatacataccaacaaaccacatgttaggtcacatgagccaattaacagacagagttctgccttttgcttcctcacttcttcctgttacagttagtgttgtagtatttctggtcaggtgatctctgaggcagcacagatagagtcacaaaatggtggt from the Xenopus laevis strain J_2021 chromosome 9_10L, Xenopus_laevis_v10.1, whole genome shotgun sequence genome contains:
- the LOC108703883 gene encoding serine protease 33; this translates as MNWLHLVSALLLLNLGYYVCAEDDNEPTCGKSVVGTSRIAGGHEAKKGEFPWQVAVWLPGKVFCGGTLISDSWVLSAAQCLDRENASSAVVILGANKLSGNHKEETAIPAKTLIIHPNYYLSNISGDIALIELERPVQYTNYILPLCLPPPTISFTPGQLCYVTGWGKMRFNSSDPISNVLRGAEVRLITSELCKDYYMMKNDYNITADLITNDTICARDIHGVHRICNGDGGGPLACSAGDSWYVMGIVSIVFRCGEIGHPGVYTSVPYYMDWIRTHVTSSAIRIGPISGVELNQLSLMSFLQSLCWMIIRESWLVLIVSAAIWLGC